A single region of the Acinetobacter sp. WCHA45 genome encodes:
- the prpF gene encoding 2-methylaconitate cis-trans isomerase PrpF, with protein sequence MSSVPQIKVPATYMRGGTSKGVFFNLNDLPEAAQVAGKARDLLLLRVIGSPDPYGKQIDGMGGATSSTSKTVILAKSAEPEHDVDYLFGQVSIDQAFVDWSGNCGNLTAAVGSFAISNGLVDADRIPENGICTVRIWQKNIQKTIIAHVPVTNGQVQETGDFELDGVTFPAAEVQIEFLDPADDGEEGGDMFPTGNVVDQLVVPDVGTFQATFINAGIPTIFLNAEDIGYQGTELQDHINGDAAALARFEKIRTYGAVQMGLIKDISEAAARQHTPKIAFVSEPKSYTSSSGKTVEVSDVDLLVRALSMGKLHHAMMGTAAVAIGTAAAIPGTLVNLVAGGGEREAVRFGHPSGTLRVGAQAELIDGKWAVKKAIMSRSARVLMEGWVRVPGDTF encoded by the coding sequence ATGAGTTCAGTACCACAAATTAAAGTCCCTGCAACCTACATGCGTGGTGGCACGAGTAAAGGTGTCTTTTTCAATCTCAATGATTTACCTGAAGCCGCACAAGTTGCAGGAAAGGCACGTGACTTGCTCTTGCTACGAGTTATAGGAAGTCCAGATCCGTATGGTAAACAGATTGATGGTATGGGCGGTGCAACTTCAAGTACCAGTAAAACTGTGATCTTGGCAAAAAGTGCCGAGCCAGAGCACGATGTCGACTATTTATTTGGACAAGTTTCAATTGATCAAGCTTTTGTAGATTGGAGTGGTAACTGTGGCAACTTGACAGCAGCAGTCGGTTCATTTGCGATTTCTAATGGTTTGGTCGATGCAGATCGTATTCCTGAAAATGGGATTTGTACGGTACGCATTTGGCAAAAGAATATTCAAAAAACCATTATTGCACATGTCCCAGTAACCAATGGTCAGGTTCAGGAAACAGGTGATTTTGAATTAGATGGAGTGACTTTCCCTGCAGCAGAGGTGCAAATTGAATTTTTAGACCCTGCTGATGATGGTGAAGAGGGTGGGGATATGTTCCCTACAGGAAATGTTGTTGATCAATTGGTTGTGCCTGATGTTGGAACATTCCAAGCGACATTTATTAACGCAGGTATTCCAACTATTTTCTTGAATGCTGAAGATATTGGCTATCAAGGAACAGAATTACAAGATCATATTAATGGGGATGCCGCAGCCTTAGCACGTTTTGAAAAAATTCGCACATATGGTGCAGTTCAGATGGGCTTGATCAAAGATATTTCAGAAGCAGCAGCACGTCAGCATACACCTAAAATCGCTTTTGTTTCAGAACCTAAAAGCTATACTTCTTCAAGTGGCAAAACTGTTGAAGTATCAGATGTTGATTTATTGGTACGTGCATTGTCTATGGGTAAGCTACATCATGCCATGATGGGGACAGCAGCCGTGGCGATTGGAACGGCAGCCGCAATTCCGGGCACTTTAGTGAATTTAGTAGCAGGTGGTGGCGAGCGTGAAGCAGTTCGTTTTGGTCATCCATCAGGCACTTTACGTGTCGGTGCTCAAGCCGAGTTAATTGATGGGAAGTGGGCTGTCAAAAAAGCGATTATGAGTCGTAGTGCACGTGTATTGATGGAAGGTTGGGTACGTGTGCCGGGTGATACTTTCTAA